One genomic window of Devosia salina includes the following:
- a CDS encoding peptide deformylase, translating into MTRLHPTVPAFIYFPDSRFHTAAAECPVDEALRELGAGLLRAAQAAQAYGLAAVHIGQVAPVAVISLDEAERRDYRVLFNPRIVETFGDMVTGKEGSVSMPGIEVDVLRPDRARIAFHDEAGHPATLELSGFAARVAQHEIDQVNGVFFLERVSRLKRDAAIKRYTKLKRRMG; encoded by the coding sequence ATGACCCGCTTGCACCCGACCGTACCTGCCTTCATCTATTTTCCGGACAGCCGATTTCACACCGCCGCTGCGGAGTGCCCCGTGGACGAGGCGCTGCGCGAATTGGGCGCTGGTCTGCTGCGGGCGGCGCAAGCGGCGCAGGCCTATGGTCTGGCAGCGGTCCATATCGGTCAGGTCGCGCCGGTCGCCGTCATCAGCCTGGATGAGGCCGAACGCCGCGACTACCGGGTTCTTTTCAACCCGCGCATAGTCGAGACCTTTGGAGACATGGTCACTGGCAAGGAGGGGTCCGTATCCATGCCGGGAATTGAGGTCGATGTACTGAGACCGGACAGGGCCAGAATCGCCTTCCACGATGAGGCGGGGCATCCCGCGACCCTCGAATTGTCCGGCTTTGCCGCACGCGTTGCCCAGCATGAGATCGATCAGGTCAACGGCGTCTTCTTTCTTGAGCGGGTCTCCCGCCTCAAACGTGACGCGGCGATCAAGCGCTACACCAAGCTCAAGCGCCGCATGGGTTGA
- a CDS encoding ATP-dependent helicase produces MTLTALEGAAGCGKTFRLMELLAERIVATPLKEGQRVLALTFMHGARRRLVDRLAKVAGLRGRVDCSTIDGFAWRLVRRWRGLALTLGIPNLTEEQFDQVCNAAGLLLEQPAVSSWVAKSFPVILVDEGQDLHSQRLRMLTALAETTDLLVAADEFQCLDAALNPNPFVGWIQAATQPQVLTQVYRTNVAGLLNAATAIRGGQAPVDAGQHFRVMVGQSVPLAATMMSNAIGWHPGTNDIAIITPSRTGGFAQQVVDRVGTTTSNQGNGPYPIAWEGSDSDETHAITATLDMDTEASGATALAALHLLPRIGPVQQTMIWVNRQVHAAGRTDFTRVEIETMIGRFVTMQRQYGGNQSSRFTAMTVHQAKNREFDGVVVVWPHTVAGSAEQKRRLLYNAVTRARKWCNVIVQGQNIRNAPPFL; encoded by the coding sequence TTGACTCTCACGGCGCTCGAAGGCGCAGCCGGCTGCGGCAAGACCTTCAGGTTGATGGAGTTGCTGGCGGAGAGAATTGTCGCCACGCCTTTGAAGGAGGGCCAGCGCGTGCTCGCCCTGACCTTCATGCATGGCGCCAGGCGACGACTTGTCGACCGCCTCGCCAAAGTTGCCGGCCTGAGGGGAAGAGTAGACTGCAGTACGATCGACGGGTTTGCATGGCGGTTGGTACGGCGCTGGCGTGGGCTCGCTTTGACGCTGGGCATCCCCAACCTGACCGAAGAGCAATTCGATCAGGTGTGCAATGCCGCTGGTCTCTTACTAGAGCAGCCAGCAGTCAGTTCTTGGGTCGCCAAGAGCTTCCCAGTCATACTGGTTGACGAGGGCCAAGACCTCCATTCACAGAGACTCAGAATGCTCACTGCCCTTGCGGAGACGACCGATCTCCTGGTGGCGGCCGACGAATTCCAATGCCTCGATGCTGCCCTCAATCCGAACCCATTTGTCGGCTGGATACAGGCTGCAACGCAACCGCAGGTTCTCACTCAGGTCTATCGCACGAACGTGGCCGGGTTGCTGAACGCTGCGACAGCCATTCGAGGTGGGCAGGCGCCTGTGGACGCAGGCCAGCATTTCAGGGTCATGGTTGGTCAGAGCGTACCACTAGCCGCCACCATGATGTCCAATGCGATCGGTTGGCATCCTGGAACGAATGATATCGCCATCATCACGCCTTCGAGGACAGGAGGATTCGCCCAGCAGGTCGTGGATCGCGTCGGCACCACCACGTCCAATCAAGGGAACGGGCCGTACCCGATTGCCTGGGAAGGGTCCGATAGTGATGAGACGCACGCCATCACTGCCACGCTAGATATGGACACGGAGGCCTCAGGAGCCACAGCTCTTGCGGCTTTGCATCTCTTGCCCCGGATCGGGCCAGTTCAACAGACGATGATATGGGTAAATAGGCAGGTTCACGCTGCCGGTCGGACAGATTTTACACGCGTCGAGATCGAAACGATGATCGGACGTTTCGTGACAATGCAGCGCCAGTATGGCGGCAACCAATCAAGTCGCTTCACCGCAATGACCGTTCATCAGGCCAAGAACAGGGAATTCGACGGCGTGGTCGTGGTATGGCCTCACACCGTCGCGGGGAGCGCCGAACAAAAGAGACGTCTGCTTTACAACGCAGTCACCAGAGCCCGGAAATGGTGCAACGTGATCGTGCAGGGCCAGAATATTCGAAACGCGCCTCCGTTCCTCTAG
- a CDS encoding helix-turn-helix domain-containing protein, whose protein sequence is MTATATIALQAALHFVSHFEEVDPDDAGMLIGGEIMTAAELRQQILRGLESLRQGPAMLDTLGVDTRLRAASRKAGSDAALARQIGITRQSLADVMSGRREPGPAVLSYLRLRKVSPGRTLCTPLDDEVRSKAPRSERRQRAWDGLSVTQTDSVAAP, encoded by the coding sequence ATGACCGCCACCGCCACCATCGCCCTTCAGGCCGCGCTACATTTCGTCAGCCATTTCGAAGAGGTCGACCCCGACGACGCCGGCATGCTGATCGGCGGCGAGATCATGACCGCTGCCGAACTGCGCCAGCAGATATTGCGTGGTCTCGAAAGCCTCCGACAGGGGCCAGCCATGCTCGATACACTCGGCGTGGACACCCGCCTTCGTGCCGCCTCGCGGAAAGCCGGAAGCGATGCTGCTCTCGCTCGGCAGATCGGCATCACGCGCCAGAGCCTCGCTGACGTGATGAGCGGTCGCCGCGAGCCGGGTCCTGCCGTCCTGTCCTACCTGCGGCTGCGGAAAGTCAGTCCCGGCCGCACGCTCTGTACGCCGCTCGACGACGAGGTCAGGTCGAAGGCACCGCGCAGCGAGCGCCGGCAGCGGGCATGGGATGGGCTGTCAGTCACCCAGACTGACAGCGTGGCCGCGCCCTGA
- the prfB gene encoding peptide chain release factor 2 (programmed frameshift) yields the protein MRTEIEKTVAEIEQVLTLLRRHLDWDTAQLRLDALTAQTESPEFWNDPEKARVTMRERDELDVAVKTVRELEAGIRDNVELIELGEAEGDEEIVRDAEQALIDLKATARRTQIETLLSGEVDANDCYVEIHSGAGGTESQDWANMLLRMYTRWAERRKMKVDVLEMHDGEEAGIKSATIQVKGHNAYGWLKTESGVHRLVRISPYDSAARRHTSFSSVWVYPVIDDSIDIVINESDLKVDTYRASGAGGQHVNTTDSAIRITHVPSGIIVACQQERSQHKNRATAMAMLKSRLYEMELQKREEAANAQAANKTDIGWGHQIRSYVLQPYQMVKDLRTGVESGQPSVVLDGDLDEFMEAALAQRVGVATDVTSED from the exons ATGCGCACGGAAATCGAAAAGACCGTCGCCGAAATCGAGCAGGTTCTGACCCTGCTGAGGAGGCATCTT GACTGGGATACAGCTCAACTCCGTCTCGACGCGCTGACCGCGCAAACCGAATCTCCCGAATTCTGGAATGACCCCGAAAAGGCGCGCGTCACCATGCGCGAGCGCGATGAGCTCGACGTGGCGGTCAAGACCGTTCGCGAGCTTGAGGCCGGCATTCGCGACAATGTCGAACTGATCGAACTGGGCGAGGCCGAGGGCGACGAGGAGATCGTGCGTGACGCCGAACAGGCGCTGATCGATCTCAAGGCTACGGCTCGCCGCACGCAGATCGAAACCCTGCTTTCCGGCGAAGTCGATGCCAACGACTGTTACGTCGAAATCCACTCCGGTGCCGGTGGCACCGAGAGCCAGGATTGGGCCAACATGCTTTTGCGCATGTACACCCGCTGGGCCGAACGCCGGAAGATGAAGGTCGACGTGCTGGAAATGCATGACGGCGAAGAAGCCGGGATCAAGTCAGCGACCATTCAGGTCAAGGGCCACAATGCCTATGGCTGGCTCAAGACCGAAAGCGGCGTGCACCGTCTTGTCCGCATCAGCCCATACGACTCGGCCGCCCGTCGCCACACCAGCTTTTCCAGCGTCTGGGTCTATCCGGTGATCGATGACTCGATCGACATCGTGATCAATGAGAGCGACCTCAAGGTCGATACCTATCGCGCCTCCGGCGCCGGCGGCCAGCACGTGAACACCACGGATTCGGCCATCCGCATCACCCATGTGCCCTCCGGCATCATCGTGGCCTGCCAGCAGGAACGCAGCCAGCACAAGAACCGCGCCACGGCCATGGCCATGCTGAAATCCCGTCTCTACGAGATGGAACTGCAAAAGCGCGAGGAGGCGGCAAACGCCCAGGCGGCCAACAAGACCGATATCGGCTGGGGCCACCAGATCCGCTCCTACGTGTTGCAGCCCTACCAGATGGTCAAGGACCTACGCACCGGCGTCGAAAGCGGCCAGCCCTCCGTGGTGCTGGATGGCGATCTCGACGAGTTCATGGAAGCGGCCCTGGCCCAGCGCGTCGGCGTTGCCACGGATGTGACCAGCGAGGACTGA
- a CDS encoding ATP-dependent nuclease, whose translation MRIASLRIENFRGIREGLVHFADHAVLIGANNAGKTTVLEAMALLFGRDRMVRSLTEHDFFGSDPQPENRIRLVATVIGFEGDDPAQHLDWFRDGRGIPKWWNPDTSEVHPQRTNPNWQLACQVAFVARFDRPSLEVETARYFHDDDTVGDVFTDEAITPFPAQLIRDIGLFLVPASRTWDRTLSFGSELFRRVVATGGGQPSASVLQERDRLRNPDAKLEEDANLSPIVARLNDELKGFLHTSPALRLRVTPTDSDGLLEAVVPHYAQGNDTVALPARRHGSGLLSLQHLMLLLQFGRMRSEAHKGFWMALEEPELHVPPALQRRLVNRIQALSSQTFVTTHSPIVAALADPKGVSVLRNDSGVLSSVPLLRSTLPAATPNSVRKLFQVNRVETIAALMHQYVLIPEGRTDFEWLGLLVRAVDLHQGWALAEDRTFDSFVGVVPTHDGAVVASAQALSPLHPRLAALVDGDPAGVGYSNALVEIGISDAFTIIRWPDGWTMEDVIGWIVDADANACLGAILILPAATSVAQLVSRLKSEDRSAGGIKKDTSSYEAIIDAIGASALCRTRAATLLNGLTAALRGEANPLFVADPAQPSIKVFQP comes from the coding sequence ATGAGAATTGCTAGCCTAAGGATCGAGAATTTCCGTGGCATCCGAGAAGGCCTTGTACATTTTGCTGACCATGCAGTCCTGATCGGCGCCAATAACGCTGGGAAAACAACTGTGCTGGAGGCGATGGCGCTTCTGTTCGGGCGCGATCGAATGGTACGTTCCCTTACCGAGCACGACTTCTTCGGCAGCGACCCACAACCGGAGAACCGCATTCGCTTGGTCGCCACGGTGATCGGCTTCGAGGGTGATGATCCCGCCCAACACCTCGACTGGTTCCGAGATGGGAGAGGGATACCGAAGTGGTGGAATCCTGACACTTCGGAAGTGCATCCGCAGCGTACCAACCCCAATTGGCAGCTCGCGTGCCAAGTCGCCTTCGTCGCTCGCTTCGACCGCCCGTCCCTTGAAGTGGAGACCGCTCGATACTTCCATGATGATGATACCGTGGGCGACGTATTCACCGACGAAGCGATCACACCATTCCCTGCCCAATTGATCCGGGACATCGGCCTGTTCTTGGTGCCGGCCTCAAGGACTTGGGACCGCACGCTATCGTTCGGATCGGAGCTGTTTCGTCGTGTGGTGGCCACTGGCGGTGGGCAGCCGTCGGCATCGGTTCTACAAGAGCGGGACCGTCTTCGAAACCCTGACGCCAAGCTCGAGGAGGACGCCAATCTCTCTCCGATCGTCGCCCGCTTGAACGACGAGTTGAAGGGGTTCCTCCACACGTCCCCTGCGCTCCGCCTGCGAGTCACTCCGACCGACAGCGATGGCTTACTAGAGGCTGTGGTGCCGCATTATGCCCAAGGGAACGACACGGTCGCTCTCCCTGCTCGCCGCCATGGCAGCGGTTTGCTTTCCTTACAGCACCTGATGCTGCTCCTGCAATTCGGCCGCATGCGAAGCGAGGCGCACAAAGGTTTCTGGATGGCGCTGGAGGAGCCGGAACTTCACGTACCACCGGCTCTCCAGCGTCGACTGGTAAATCGTATCCAGGCATTGTCCTCCCAGACGTTCGTCACCACACACTCTCCCATCGTCGCGGCCCTGGCCGACCCGAAGGGCGTCTCCGTCCTGCGCAACGATAGCGGCGTTCTTTCCTCAGTGCCGTTGCTGAGATCGACGCTGCCGGCGGCAACGCCGAACAGCGTCCGCAAGCTCTTCCAAGTCAATCGTGTTGAGACGATCGCAGCGCTCATGCACCAATACGTGTTGATCCCAGAGGGACGCACCGATTTCGAATGGCTGGGACTGCTGGTCCGGGCTGTCGATCTGCATCAAGGCTGGGCGCTGGCCGAAGACCGCACCTTCGACTCCTTCGTGGGCGTGGTTCCCACCCATGACGGCGCCGTGGTTGCCAGCGCACAGGCATTGTCGCCGTTGCATCCGCGCCTCGCTGCGCTGGTGGACGGCGACCCGGCCGGTGTTGGCTATTCCAACGCGTTGGTCGAAATTGGAATATCCGACGCCTTCACCATCATCAGATGGCCGGACGGATGGACCATGGAGGACGTCATCGGCTGGATTGTCGATGCCGACGCGAACGCCTGCCTCGGAGCCATCTTGATTCTTCCAGCGGCGACGTCGGTCGCGCAATTGGTCTCTCGCCTGAAGTCGGAGGATCGAAGCGCCGGCGGCATCAAGAAGGACACGTCCTCATATGAGGCAATCATCGACGCCATCGGGGCGAGCGCTCTATGTCGAACCAGGGCCGCGACCTTGCTCAATGGCCTCACCGCCGCCTTGCGGGGTGAGGCAAATCCTCTTTTCGTTGCCGACCCTGCCCAGCCCTCCATCAAAGTGTTCCAGCCTTGA
- a CDS encoding M23 family metallopeptidase — translation MLRQSASLGSQGDQSGRHGIHPALFYGMFALLLGANALSATALLMAPDIARLLGGQNEMVLSAYEDRLAQMRVEIDRLHSRNYAQAGDINLQLQDLSQQQEVLLEQHQLVRALVSKADQLGIASVTLPEAPPDDLSLVTNLSGNPDLAATAASVTRMMDETQQAMNGIAVAATQRTDSIVSELGRLGIELDLPAPELDGVGGPLLAPTDGAAATSPMIEDANAVMEALLLYKAARQGLELAPVHMPITGNFRQSSGYGNRKDPFTGGRAFHSGLDFAAPTGTSVLSAADGVVSFVGERSGYGKVVEVDHGNGISTRYAHLSGYLAHEGQQVKTGTPIARVGSTGRSTGPHLHFEVHRADQSVDPKPFLDAGKRILAMLG, via the coding sequence GTGTTGCGTCAGTCAGCCAGTTTGGGAAGCCAGGGCGACCAGTCCGGGCGCCACGGAATCCACCCAGCCCTGTTTTACGGCATGTTCGCGCTGCTGCTTGGTGCCAATGCCCTGTCGGCCACTGCGCTATTGATGGCGCCGGACATTGCGCGCCTGCTGGGCGGCCAGAACGAGATGGTGCTCTCGGCCTATGAGGACCGGCTGGCGCAGATGCGGGTCGAGATCGACCGGCTGCATTCACGCAATTATGCCCAGGCTGGTGACATCAACCTGCAGCTCCAGGACCTGTCGCAGCAGCAGGAAGTGCTGCTGGAGCAGCATCAACTGGTGCGGGCGCTGGTGTCCAAGGCAGATCAGCTCGGCATCGCCAGCGTCACCCTGCCCGAGGCGCCGCCGGACGATCTGTCGCTGGTGACGAACCTGTCGGGCAATCCCGACCTGGCCGCCACCGCCGCCAGCGTGACCCGGATGATGGATGAGACCCAGCAGGCGATGAACGGCATCGCCGTGGCGGCCACCCAGCGCACGGACAGCATTGTCAGCGAACTGGGCAGGCTGGGGATCGAGCTCGACCTGCCAGCACCGGAACTGGATGGTGTCGGAGGTCCCTTGCTGGCGCCGACGGATGGTGCTGCGGCCACCTCACCCATGATCGAAGACGCCAATGCGGTGATGGAGGCCCTGCTGCTCTACAAGGCGGCGCGCCAGGGCCTGGAGCTGGCTCCGGTGCATATGCCGATCACCGGCAATTTCCGGCAGAGTTCGGGTTATGGCAATCGCAAGGACCCGTTCACGGGCGGCCGGGCGTTCCACTCCGGGCTCGATTTCGCGGCCCCCACCGGGACCTCGGTCCTCAGCGCGGCGGACGGGGTGGTGAGCTTCGTGGGCGAGCGATCCGGCTATGGCAAGGTGGTCGAGGTGGACCATGGCAATGGCATTTCGACCCGATATGCCCATCTCAGCGGCTATCTGGCGCATGAGGGTCAGCAGGTGAAGACCGGCACGCCCATTGCCAGGGTGGGCTCGACCGGACGCTCGACCGGGCCGCACCTGCATTTCGAGGTGCATCGGGCCGACCAGAGCGTTGATCCCAAGCCTTTTCTGGACGCCGGCAAGCGCATCCTGGCCATGCTCGGCTAG
- a CDS encoding DNA cytosine methyltransferase: MQSEIIIDSFAGGGGASTGIELALEAMGHGDPIVDIAINHNGPALAMHAANHPGTLHMESDIWTVDPLSTTAGRPVGLLWTSPDCRHFSRAKGSTPVSKKIRGLAWSIAHWAEQVQPRMIFLENVEEFLGWGPLIMGPKGKEIPDPERIGETFQQWIGRFKKAGYRVEWRVLRACDFGAPTIRKRLYIIMRRDGEKIVWPSPTHGAPNSPGVRNGKRMPWVTAAEIIDWDLPCPSILMSKNDAKVYTKSTGRRIIRPLADNTMARIAAGVRRYVLEAADPFIVTCNHSGSGFRGQGLRDPFLTIAGARDAHGRVVPTTMPFITSCYGESGGRNDRAAPVDEPLRTITTEPRFGVVEAMCAPFMTAHYGTDVGSPVDAPIRTITGIPKIEPVVSTLAQPPLSHEQYASAQRVADFLRRYGAWNGDGLVTLGDRVIVDIGMRMLTPRELARAQGFPDDYILAAPFEDGFLCETEQRRKIGNSVCPPVAAALVAANFRPQQRAFVPANQGWLFDEVAA, encoded by the coding sequence ATGCAGTCAGAGATTATTATCGATAGCTTTGCCGGTGGTGGCGGTGCCAGCACCGGCATCGAGTTAGCCCTTGAGGCCATGGGCCACGGCGACCCGATCGTGGATATCGCGATCAATCACAACGGCCCGGCCTTGGCGATGCACGCCGCGAACCACCCGGGTACGCTGCACATGGAGTCGGACATTTGGACTGTGGACCCGCTCTCGACAACGGCCGGCCGGCCCGTGGGTCTGCTCTGGACGTCCCCTGATTGCAGGCATTTCAGCCGTGCGAAGGGGAGCACCCCCGTGTCTAAGAAGATCCGCGGGCTAGCGTGGAGCATCGCCCATTGGGCCGAGCAAGTGCAGCCCCGAATGATCTTCCTCGAGAATGTCGAAGAGTTTCTCGGCTGGGGCCCGCTGATCATGGGTCCGAAGGGGAAAGAGATCCCGGACCCAGAGCGGATTGGTGAGACTTTTCAGCAGTGGATCGGACGCTTCAAGAAGGCTGGGTACCGTGTAGAGTGGCGCGTCCTGAGAGCCTGCGACTTCGGGGCACCTACGATTCGCAAGCGGCTCTACATCATCATGCGGCGCGACGGCGAGAAGATTGTCTGGCCGTCGCCGACGCACGGCGCTCCGAATTCGCCCGGTGTCCGCAATGGCAAGCGCATGCCGTGGGTGACTGCGGCCGAGATCATAGACTGGGACCTTCCTTGCCCATCTATCCTCATGAGCAAGAACGACGCCAAAGTCTACACCAAGTCCACCGGCCGGCGCATCATTCGACCCTTGGCCGACAACACGATGGCACGCATCGCCGCCGGCGTGCGGCGCTATGTGCTCGAAGCCGCCGATCCATTCATCGTAACCTGCAATCACAGCGGTTCAGGCTTCCGGGGGCAGGGGCTGCGCGACCCATTCTTGACCATTGCAGGCGCTCGCGACGCCCATGGAAGGGTCGTCCCGACCACGATGCCTTTCATCACTAGTTGCTATGGCGAAAGCGGCGGCCGGAATGACCGCGCTGCTCCCGTTGACGAGCCGCTTCGGACGATTACAACCGAACCGAGGTTCGGTGTCGTCGAAGCGATGTGCGCACCGTTCATGACAGCGCACTATGGCACCGACGTCGGCTCGCCGGTCGACGCGCCGATACGGACTATCACGGGCATTCCCAAGATCGAGCCAGTCGTCAGCACGCTCGCCCAGCCGCCGCTGTCGCATGAGCAATATGCCAGCGCGCAGCGTGTCGCCGACTTCCTGCGACGATATGGGGCATGGAATGGCGACGGCCTGGTCACCTTGGGCGACCGTGTCATCGTCGACATTGGCATGCGCATGCTAACGCCGCGCGAGCTGGCAAGGGCGCAGGGATTCCCAGACGACTACATCCTTGCCGCACCGTTCGAGGACGGCTTCCTCTGCGAAACGGAGCAGCGGCGCAAGATCGGCAACAGCGTCTGCCCACCTGTCGCAGCTGCTCTTGTCGCTGCCAATTTCCGGCCGCAGCAGCGGGCATTCGTTCCCGCTAATCAGGGCTGGCTCTTCGATGAGGTCGCAGCATGA
- a CDS encoding peroxiredoxin, giving the protein MTHLKQGEPAPDFSLALDDGTTLTRADLKGRPAVLFFYPEDDSGGCVDENQEFSALAAEFAARGAVLVGVSPDTLESHRKFRAKYGLTIPLGADPDRQTIEAFGLWQLKKLYGREFMGLVRTSFILDAEGRVARIIRATRIKGHAAKMLTALDEVLADGR; this is encoded by the coding sequence ATGACGCATCTCAAACAAGGCGAGCCAGCGCCCGATTTCTCCCTGGCCCTCGACGACGGCACCACGCTGACGCGGGCGGACCTCAAAGGTCGCCCGGCGGTGTTGTTCTTCTATCCCGAGGACGATTCAGGCGGTTGCGTCGACGAGAATCAGGAATTTTCGGCACTGGCCGCGGAATTCGCGGCCCGCGGCGCCGTTCTGGTCGGCGTTTCCCCCGATACTCTGGAGAGCCACCGCAAGTTCCGAGCAAAGTATGGGCTGACCATTCCACTGGGCGCCGACCCAGACCGCCAGACCATCGAGGCCTTCGGGCTGTGGCAGCTCAAGAAGCTCTATGGCCGGGAGTTCATGGGGCTGGTCAGGACCAGCTTCATCCTTGACGCGGAGGGCCGCGTTGCGCGCATCATCCGCGCCACCAGGATCAAGGGACACGCCGCCAAGATGCTGACGGCGCTCGACGAGGTGCTGGCAGACGGTCGATAG
- a CDS encoding metallophosphoesterase: MKIWLLSDLHLEVEYHNVAHFGVPDDVDVALCAGDIARGGREHVEWLQENVAPHTRSGVVSVLGNHEFYRSSIESERLAAGRASAWGDVRVLDDMTWTVEGVRFVGATLWTDYDLWNPAGDPILRDAAMYTARSGLNDHRIVRLVDSSSRPFIPAHAREIHKRSVAYIESVLAEPFDGETVVVTHHGPARGSIGERYKNDALTAAYVSDLEWLIEKYQPALWYHGHVHESFDYAIGRTRIMTNPKGYRLENRHGFDPQLVVEIGEPVPRPQVP; the protein is encoded by the coding sequence ATGAAAATCTGGCTGCTATCCGACCTGCATCTCGAAGTCGAGTACCACAACGTCGCCCATTTCGGTGTGCCCGACGACGTCGACGTTGCTTTGTGTGCCGGTGATATCGCGCGCGGCGGGCGGGAGCACGTCGAGTGGCTGCAGGAGAACGTCGCGCCGCATACGCGCAGCGGTGTGGTGTCGGTGCTGGGCAACCACGAATTCTACCGGTCATCGATCGAGTCCGAACGCCTCGCTGCCGGCAGGGCCAGCGCATGGGGCGACGTGCGTGTCTTGGATGATATGACTTGGACCGTCGAAGGCGTCAGGTTCGTGGGAGCGACACTGTGGACCGACTACGACTTGTGGAATCCCGCCGGCGATCCAATCCTGCGCGACGCCGCAATGTACACAGCGCGCAGCGGCTTGAATGACCACCGGATCGTCAGGCTCGTCGACAGCAGCAGCAGGCCTTTCATCCCTGCCCATGCTCGGGAGATCCACAAGCGCAGCGTGGCATATATTGAGTCAGTTCTTGCTGAGCCGTTTGACGGTGAAACCGTGGTGGTGACCCATCATGGCCCGGCGCGCGGGTCTATCGGCGAGCGATACAAGAACGACGCGCTGACAGCCGCGTACGTCAGCGACCTCGAATGGCTGATCGAGAAATACCAGCCAGCGCTGTGGTACCACGGCCACGTGCATGAGTCCTTTGACTATGCGATCGGTCGCACGCGGATCATGACGAATCCGAAGGGGTATCGTCTCGAGAACCGGCACGGCTTTGACCCTCAGCTCGTCGTCGAAATCGGCGAGCCGGTGCCACGACCGCAGGTACCGTAG
- a CDS encoding metallophosphoesterase family protein, translating to MTTFFTADTHFGHANVIGMCHRPYDNITAHDMGLVENWNVVVGPDDEVWHLGDFAYRASPKWTRRLFEMLNGTKRLVVGNHDFKGETLKLPWASIDQLTETTVDGQTLVLCHYSLRVWRNMRRGAVQLYGHSHGNLPGTAQSIDVGVDVMGYAPVTWPQIKARLELQPKLDFRDDSDVVEAIEIKP from the coding sequence ATGACCACCTTCTTCACCGCCGACACGCATTTCGGGCATGCCAACGTCATCGGCATGTGCCATCGCCCCTACGACAATATCACCGCCCACGACATGGGCCTCGTCGAGAACTGGAACGTGGTCGTCGGGCCTGACGACGAGGTCTGGCACCTGGGCGATTTCGCATATCGTGCGTCGCCGAAGTGGACCCGCCGCCTGTTCGAGATGTTGAACGGCACCAAAAGGCTCGTTGTCGGGAATCATGATTTCAAGGGCGAGACTTTGAAGCTGCCGTGGGCTTCGATCGACCAGCTGACCGAGACCACGGTCGATGGCCAGACACTCGTTCTCTGCCATTACTCCTTGCGCGTCTGGCGCAATATGAGAAGGGGCGCCGTCCAGCTCTATGGCCACAGCCACGGGAATCTCCCGGGGACGGCGCAGAGTATCGACGTGGGAGTGGATGTCATGGGCTATGCGCCGGTGACGTGGCCTCAGATCAAAGCTCGGCTCGAACTGCAGCCGAAGCTGGACTTCCGCGATGACTCTGATGTCGTCGAAGCCATCGAGATCAAGCCATGA